From the genome of Candidatus Electrothrix communis, one region includes:
- the prfB gene encoding peptide chain release factor 2 (programmed frameshift) gives MAELNETAEAKQKLRELKEKMLTLKEHLDLDGKKLDIERLESESLEPNFWNDQANAKKVQKQLGQLQDLVKNWEQNFQDLEEADMLLDMAVEEQDLETQKEVEASLSQLRKRVDLVELECMFDGEHDDSNALLTIHAGAGGTEAQDWVGILLRMYLRWAETHDFPTDILDYLAGDEAGTKSVTVRIKGKNAYGYTRPEVGIHRLVRISPFDSSGRRHTSFASVMVLPELDDTIEINIDEKDLRIDTYRASGAGGQHVNKTDSAIRITHLPTNIVVQCQNERSQHRNKDMAMKMLMARLYEKQQEDQAKAKESLHGDKKEIAWGSQIRSYVLQPYRLIKDHRTDLEEGNVDAVLDGRLDPFIKAFLLWQPS, from the exons ATGGCTGAACTGAACGAAACTGCGGAAGCAAAACAGAAACTCCGGGAACTGAAAGAGAAAATGCTCACCCTGAAGGAGCATCTT GACTTAGACGGCAAAAAACTCGACATTGAACGGTTGGAATCAGAGTCTCTGGAGCCTAACTTCTGGAACGATCAGGCCAACGCCAAAAAAGTCCAAAAACAATTGGGCCAATTGCAGGATCTGGTCAAGAATTGGGAGCAGAACTTCCAGGACCTGGAAGAGGCTGACATGCTCCTGGACATGGCTGTTGAGGAGCAGGACCTAGAGACCCAAAAGGAGGTTGAGGCATCACTGAGCCAATTGCGGAAACGAGTGGACCTGGTCGAGCTTGAATGCATGTTCGACGGTGAGCATGATGATAGCAATGCCCTGCTCACTATCCATGCCGGAGCAGGTGGTACCGAGGCGCAGGACTGGGTGGGCATTCTCCTGCGTATGTATCTGCGCTGGGCGGAAACCCATGATTTCCCGACCGACATCCTAGATTATCTGGCCGGTGACGAGGCTGGCACCAAGTCGGTAACCGTTCGCATCAAAGGAAAAAATGCCTATGGCTATACCCGGCCCGAGGTCGGCATCCACCGTTTGGTACGGATATCGCCCTTTGATTCTTCCGGGCGACGTCATACCTCCTTTGCCTCGGTTATGGTCCTGCCGGAATTAGACGATACTATTGAGATAAATATTGACGAAAAAGACCTGCGGATAGATACCTATCGGGCCAGCGGCGCCGGGGGCCAGCATGTCAATAAAACCGATTCAGCCATCCGGATCACCCATCTTCCCACAAATATTGTTGTGCAATGCCAGAACGAGCGTTCTCAGCACCGCAACAAGGATATGGCCATGAAAATGCTTATGGCCCGGCTCTATGAGAAACAGCAGGAAGACCAGGCCAAGGCTAAGGAAAGCCTGCATGGCGACAAGAAAGAAATCGCCTGGGGCAGCCAGATCCGCTCCTATGTCCTTCAGCCGTACCGCTTGATCAAAGATCATCGGACAGATCTGGAAGAAGGCAATGTAGATGCTGTTCTTGATGGACGTCTTGATCCGTTTATCAAGGCCTTTTTGCTGTGGCAACCGAGCTGA
- a CDS encoding (Fe-S)-binding protein, whose translation MATELNCAKCGACAVVCPVFRIDGREVLTARGKMHLLTTALAEQPSATFEDLFSRCLLCGACEQACPRQLPITNIISQARSTFSPFYGPNGLKKAVACTALSHPELLDGLVKAGISLHRLQTLPALSGLRLKLGLLEERTGPSLLKNNDTPSRKDLTEQQPASALSYFTGCLARHIQPSIAEATQTLLSKSNLLPAQVPADQYCCGLAAWSAGKREQARELARKNIQAFSAPALADTPIITSCASCSSHLLAYPTLFAEHDPWHGKALAFADRVREFTSFFDAKLPISPCIDTPEHPNYPKQRIFYHDPCHLRFKDKGMSAPRSLLQKAGVLILEPEEGPLCCGQGGLFHIACPEHSLQIFQQSSKQVLAGSPDYVTTTCSGCLMQYQEGLARQGQQVKVVHLAILLADFQEAG comes from the coding sequence GTGGCAACCGAGCTGAATTGTGCCAAATGCGGGGCCTGTGCTGTAGTCTGTCCGGTTTTTCGGATTGACGGGCGGGAGGTGCTGACTGCCCGGGGCAAGATGCACCTCCTGACCACCGCGCTGGCCGAGCAGCCCTCAGCCACCTTTGAGGATCTCTTTTCCCGCTGCCTGCTCTGCGGTGCCTGTGAGCAGGCATGTCCCCGTCAGCTGCCTATCACAAATATTATTTCCCAGGCTCGCAGCACCTTCTCGCCCTTTTATGGGCCGAATGGGCTCAAGAAAGCTGTCGCCTGCACCGCCTTAAGCCACCCCGAACTTTTAGACGGGCTGGTTAAAGCAGGCATCAGTCTTCATCGCCTCCAGACCCTGCCTGCTCTTTCCGGCCTGCGCCTCAAACTCGGTCTACTGGAAGAAAGAACAGGGCCTTCCCTGCTGAAAAACAACGATACACCATCTCGAAAAGATCTAACAGAACAGCAGCCCGCATCAGCTCTCAGTTATTTTACCGGATGCCTTGCCCGCCACATTCAGCCTTCTATCGCTGAAGCAACTCAGACCCTGCTGAGCAAGAGTAATCTGTTGCCCGCTCAGGTTCCAGCTGATCAATATTGCTGCGGCCTCGCCGCCTGGAGTGCAGGCAAAAGGGAACAGGCCCGTGAGCTTGCCCGAAAGAATATCCAGGCGTTTTCTGCTCCTGCACTTGCTGATACGCCGATCATCACCTCCTGCGCCTCCTGCTCCTCCCACCTGCTCGCCTACCCTACCCTGTTTGCCGAGCATGATCCCTGGCATGGCAAGGCATTAGCCTTTGCTGACCGTGTCCGGGAATTCACCTCGTTTTTCGACGCTAAACTGCCTATCTCGCCGTGTATCGACACCCCAGAACATCCTAACTATCCCAAACAACGAATTTTTTACCATGACCCCTGTCATCTTCGCTTTAAAGACAAGGGGATGAGCGCCCCCCGCTCTCTCTTGCAAAAAGCAGGTGTGCTTATCCTGGAACCGGAGGAAGGCCCACTCTGCTGCGGACAGGGAGGGCTTTTTCATATTGCCTGCCCTGAGCATTCTTTGCAGATATTTCAGCAAAGCAGCAAACAGGTCCTTGCCGGTTCCCCTGACTATGTCACCACTACCTGTTCTGGATGCCTGATGCAGTATCAGGAAGGGTTGGCTCGACAGGGGCAGCAGGTTAAGGTCGTACACCTGGCTATTCTACTGGCGGATTTTCAGGAGGCAGGGTAA
- the lnt gene encoding apolipoprotein N-acyltransferase translates to MKIAAPLNIEPLRGYGPYIRALFTALLLALAMPGITGWWPLVFVALIPLLSALGRLSTKQTLCMGMACGLLYYTSLFYWIISVLKRFGGLHPALSALALLALAIYMAIYISVFCLLLNRLLVKSRSRGQVAALILLIAPPVWTGLDFLRGWLFTGLPWMDLGYTLYGQPLLIQAADLGGHYLITFAVVLINAVLFWLMERVRASFSSSSDTSDYHFGHLVTVLLLLSCLGGYSVVRYQQISSEATAADTAFVSAVQGNIEQSKKWSPIQKEKTVERYLALSTQALNEEDGEEKPELVVWPETALPFYPAREPLMNKVRAFVRKNEIQLLTGSPYFTVNPQNQKPVAYSNSALLLNRSGRLSARYNKQHLVPFGEYVPLRTYLWFIKPLVELIGDFTPGDSFEPLDADRIQAGVLICFESIFPDIARQEAVNGANLLVNLTNDAWYGESSAPYHSWAMTVFRAVENRRSLVRAANTGISGFVSPTGEIHKETPLFKAQAINARTPLLTGQTIFMHGGYRFGVLCLALIPFLLYLSAFKQQKKQ, encoded by the coding sequence ATGAAGATAGCCGCTCCATTGAATATTGAGCCCCTGAGAGGGTATGGCCCCTATATACGGGCTCTGTTCACCGCTCTCCTGTTAGCTTTAGCAATGCCGGGAATCACAGGATGGTGGCCTCTTGTCTTTGTCGCCCTTATTCCTTTACTCTCCGCTCTTGGCCGCTTATCCACCAAGCAAACTCTCTGCATGGGGATGGCCTGCGGCCTGCTTTATTATACCAGTCTGTTCTATTGGATAATATCTGTCCTGAAACGCTTTGGCGGGCTCCACCCTGCCCTTTCCGCTCTTGCGCTTCTCGCTCTGGCCATATACATGGCGATATATATCTCCGTGTTCTGCTTACTGCTCAATCGTTTGCTTGTCAAATCAAGATCAAGAGGACAGGTCGCAGCCCTGATCCTGCTCATTGCTCCTCCTGTCTGGACAGGCCTTGATTTCCTTCGCGGCTGGCTCTTTACCGGTTTACCCTGGATGGATCTGGGATACACCTTATACGGGCAGCCGTTATTGATCCAGGCAGCAGATCTGGGAGGCCATTACCTGATCACCTTTGCTGTCGTCCTGATCAATGCGGTACTTTTTTGGTTAATGGAGAGGGTACGCGCTTCCTTTTCCTCTTCTTCAGACACCTCTGATTACCATTTTGGTCACCTGGTTACGGTTCTCCTTCTCCTCTCCTGCCTTGGAGGATATTCGGTCGTACGCTATCAGCAGATCTCCTCTGAAGCAACAGCAGCTGACACCGCCTTTGTCAGTGCAGTTCAAGGTAATATTGAACAAAGCAAGAAATGGTCGCCAATACAAAAAGAAAAAACTGTGGAGCGCTACCTTGCTCTCTCGACTCAAGCCCTCAACGAAGAGGACGGAGAGGAAAAACCGGAACTGGTGGTCTGGCCAGAAACAGCCCTGCCCTTTTATCCAGCACGTGAACCCCTTATGAACAAGGTTCGTGCCTTTGTTCGAAAAAATGAAATCCAGCTCTTGACCGGTTCTCCCTACTTCACGGTGAATCCGCAGAATCAAAAGCCGGTGGCCTATTCCAACAGCGCCCTCCTCCTGAATCGTTCAGGCAGATTATCAGCTCGCTATAATAAACAGCATCTTGTTCCCTTTGGAGAATATGTGCCTCTGCGCACCTATCTTTGGTTTATAAAGCCGCTGGTTGAACTGATAGGCGACTTCACCCCCGGTGATTCGTTCGAACCCCTGGATGCCGACAGGATTCAGGCCGGAGTTCTTATCTGTTTTGAATCAATTTTTCCGGATATCGCACGACAAGAAGCTGTTAATGGGGCCAACCTGCTGGTCAATCTCACAAATGACGCCTGGTATGGCGAATCAAGCGCCCCTTATCATTCCTGGGCCATGACCGTGTTTCGGGCTGTGGAAAACAGACGCAGTCTGGTACGAGCAGCAAACACCGGCATCAGCGGTTTTGTAAGCCCCACAGGAGAAATCCACAAAGAGACCCCCTTATTCAAGGCCCAAGCGATCAACGCGAGGACTCCCCTGCTTACAGGCCAGACCATTTTCATGCACGGTGGTTATCGTTTTGGAGTACTATGCCTGGCCCTGATTCCTTTTTTGTTGTATCTATCAGCATTCAAACAACAGAAGAAACAATAA
- a CDS encoding DUF3800 domain-containing protein: MSNGCLYIFLDEGGNLDFASSGTKYFTLTSVCTKRPFTVCHDLGKYKFDLIEYGFDFSYFHCTKDNRHVRQRVFGIIKENIADLRIDSLIVEKSKIVPALQASEEFYPRMLGHLIRHVAEQEREELDGMKELIVITDSIPIKKKRAAVEKAVKTVLKKMLPSGCRFRVLHHASMSNMGLQLADYCNWAIFRKWESGDRLFYDALREGIKSELEI; this comes from the coding sequence ATGAGCAACGGCTGTTTATATATCTTTCTTGATGAAGGGGGCAATCTGGATTTTGCTTCATCCGGGACAAAGTATTTCACCCTGACAAGTGTTTGTACCAAACGCCCCTTCACCGTCTGCCATGATTTGGGAAAGTACAAGTTCGATCTGATCGAATACGGGTTTGATTTTTCGTATTTCCACTGCACCAAAGACAACCGGCATGTACGACAGCGGGTGTTCGGGATCATCAAGGAGAATATTGCAGATTTGCGGATAGATTCGCTCATAGTGGAGAAAAGCAAAATCGTTCCGGCCTTGCAGGCTTCTGAAGAATTTTACCCCCGGATGTTGGGACACCTGATCCGGCACGTTGCGGAACAGGAGCGGGAAGAGCTGGACGGAATGAAAGAGCTGATCGTGATTACCGACAGTATCCCGATAAAGAAGAAACGGGCTGCTGTAGAAAAGGCGGTTAAGACTGTGCTGAAGAAAATGCTGCCTTCCGGTTGCCGGTTCCGGGTGCTGCATCATGCCTCAATGTCGAACATGGGATTACAGCTTGCGGATTACTGCAACTGGGCGATATTTAGAAAGTGGGAATCAGGGGACAGGCTTTTTTATGATGCGTTGCGGGAAGGGATAAAGAGCGAGCTGGAGATATAA
- a CDS encoding acetyl-CoA carboxylase carboxyl transferase subunit alpha/beta, which translates to MNDLIKQLQRVDQRIGYLIHIKDNSEWGNLAEFQEKAEQLKSAVFDLDKAEFSARLEKLEDSVRFLEERCEEGLTAMEQVRIVRSPLRFSLKDILENVYEEHTELGGEGEANIDPALVVAKANIVRRIKKKPYTSPVMIIGQEVGHGEEFRNGGSCKPWGNEKAMRYMEVAETEGIPIHFYIFTPGSYPVEEYPGAAQQIARNLYTMTKLRVPMISVISEGGSGGAEAVGLSDFRLMFSHGYYSVISPEGAAAIEGRVKEGQKVSPELIERCARQLNITAADNLRLGTIDRVIQEPPLGAKTDDFAFFARIRSEIIRATDEVVLKTKSVRGFRSYEVKRKKAESADEAPQIDIPWGLGPKETERLLKERSKKYRGMSMHSFGVLNIPTENMFKFLYSASEKLWYTFRYDVLKNQHKQMQKTIKEVSGEGTALVNRLTAPFATVYNKVFTQDEKKQAIAISPSIAAQASGDYCIIPDPLELTDTYTSPLANEDRTVTCPNAEKHGCQDLWIPDLYGEFCGVCENCGYHFPLEYQWYLKNIFDPGSVRIFNNEIFSRNPLNYEGFDERLKMARSRTGMGSANLTFDARVKDINLVVTMLFSDFRNGTVGSAEGEKFVRACDRARRKKRPLLAYVHTTGGIRIQEGTLGVAQMPKCTMAVREYIDAGGLYIVVYDNNSYAGPVASFLGCSPYQFAIRSSRIGFAGPRVIRETTGIDIPPDYHDARNALKRGHIQGITDRRDFRRHLYQVMQTMGSPSLYYR; encoded by the coding sequence ATGAATGATCTTATTAAACAGCTTCAGAGGGTTGACCAACGCATAGGTTATCTGATTCATATAAAGGATAACTCCGAGTGGGGCAATCTCGCTGAATTCCAAGAAAAAGCTGAACAGCTGAAAAGCGCTGTTTTTGATCTGGATAAAGCAGAGTTCAGTGCCCGACTTGAAAAGTTGGAAGACTCTGTTCGTTTTCTCGAAGAACGTTGCGAAGAAGGCCTGACGGCAATGGAGCAGGTACGTATTGTTCGCTCCCCTTTACGTTTTTCTCTGAAAGATATTCTGGAAAACGTGTATGAGGAACATACCGAGCTCGGTGGCGAAGGGGAGGCAAATATTGATCCGGCCCTGGTGGTTGCTAAGGCCAATATTGTTCGACGGATCAAGAAGAAGCCCTATACCTCGCCGGTGATGATCATCGGGCAGGAGGTCGGTCACGGCGAAGAATTCCGTAACGGTGGTTCCTGTAAGCCCTGGGGGAACGAGAAGGCCATGCGCTATATGGAGGTGGCTGAAACCGAGGGTATCCCTATTCATTTTTATATCTTCACGCCGGGTTCTTATCCGGTTGAGGAGTATCCCGGAGCGGCCCAGCAGATTGCCCGCAATCTCTACACCATGACCAAACTGCGGGTGCCCATGATCTCTGTGATTTCGGAGGGGGGATCGGGCGGAGCTGAGGCTGTGGGGCTGAGCGATTTTCGACTCATGTTCTCCCACGGCTATTACTCGGTTATTTCTCCGGAAGGGGCCGCAGCCATTGAAGGTCGGGTCAAAGAGGGGCAGAAGGTATCCCCAGAGCTGATTGAACGCTGTGCCCGTCAGCTGAATATTACCGCAGCAGATAATCTGCGTCTCGGTACCATTGACCGCGTTATTCAGGAGCCTCCTCTGGGCGCGAAGACCGATGATTTTGCCTTTTTTGCCCGAATCCGTTCTGAGATTATTCGAGCCACTGATGAGGTAGTCCTCAAGACCAAGAGCGTGCGTGGATTTCGTTCCTATGAGGTGAAGAGGAAAAAGGCGGAGAGCGCGGACGAGGCACCGCAGATTGATATTCCTTGGGGGCTCGGTCCCAAAGAAACAGAACGTCTGCTCAAGGAACGTTCGAAAAAATACCGAGGGATGAGTATGCATAGTTTCGGGGTGCTCAACATCCCGACGGAAAACATGTTCAAGTTCCTTTATTCGGCTTCAGAAAAACTCTGGTATACTTTTCGTTATGATGTCCTGAAAAATCAGCATAAACAGATGCAGAAGACCATTAAAGAGGTTTCCGGTGAGGGAACTGCTCTGGTTAACCGCCTCACTGCTCCTTTTGCTACGGTCTATAATAAAGTATTCACCCAGGACGAGAAAAAACAGGCCATTGCCATATCACCCAGCATTGCGGCTCAGGCTTCTGGCGATTACTGTATTATTCCTGACCCCTTAGAGCTAACAGATACCTACACCAGCCCTTTGGCCAATGAAGACCGGACCGTAACCTGTCCCAACGCGGAAAAGCATGGTTGCCAGGATCTCTGGATCCCTGACCTCTATGGTGAGTTCTGCGGTGTTTGTGAAAATTGCGGCTATCATTTTCCATTGGAATATCAATGGTACTTGAAAAATATTTTTGATCCCGGTTCTGTTCGGATCTTTAATAATGAGATTTTTTCCCGCAATCCTCTGAATTACGAAGGCTTTGATGAACGCCTGAAAATGGCACGTTCAAGGACAGGTATGGGCAGCGCCAACCTTACCTTTGATGCACGGGTTAAGGATATTAATCTGGTCGTGACCATGCTGTTCTCTGATTTTCGTAACGGAACTGTGGGGTCTGCAGAAGGGGAAAAATTTGTCCGGGCCTGTGACAGGGCACGGCGAAAAAAGCGGCCTTTGCTGGCCTATGTGCATACCACTGGCGGTATCCGGATTCAAGAGGGTACCTTGGGCGTTGCCCAGATGCCTAAATGCACAATGGCGGTTCGTGAGTACATTGATGCGGGCGGTCTTTATATCGTGGTCTATGATAATAACTCCTATGCCGGACCGGTGGCCTCCTTCCTGGGCTGCTCTCCGTATCAGTTTGCCATTCGTTCCAGCAGGATAGGCTTTGCTGGACCACGGGTTATTCGGGAAACTACCGGTATTGATATTCCGCCTGATTATCATGATGCAAGGAATGCTCTGAAGCGGGGACATATTCAGGGGATAACTGATCGGCGTGATTTTCGCCGTCATTTGTATCAAGTCATGCAGACTATGGGAAGCCCGAGTCTCTATTATCGGTAA
- a CDS encoding biotin carboxylase N-terminal domain-containing protein, whose translation MQGKVLIANRGEIAIRIMEACQDLGLEYTIIYTDADRESEHVQRNRLNGIDQNAWRVASYTDPNDLLAVADHTGCTAIHPGYGFFSEDYRFARRVTIRDRPLVFIGPSWEVIRDLGDKINTKRVANKLGIPTIPGTSAPIYNEMEAEEIAQHLFDLQREEDEPQPAILIKAAAGGGGMGIEEVNRIEHFRRVYRQVQNYAKRQFGDGGVLIEQRLRDFNHLEVQLVCSRHDERIHFGSRNCTIQSTGRQKRVEAAPGFHSSCFDYDFNAEEVLDNVVAYSLKLAEHVQYDNVGTWEWIVSRSGKPYLLEVNTRIQVENDVSARISYLDDKHPNLLREQIRLALGESMGYQQSDVVFRGASIELRIVAENTQRDFAPWIGTITRFDLPKYEWSATYSHVPADRSYPIPSEYDPNLALALVWGDNVEQAKERARQFIDASRIEGVNSSGDAILTNLDYLRENLDRLLTF comes from the coding sequence GTGCAAGGCAAAGTACTGATTGCTAATCGGGGCGAGATAGCTATTCGCATTATGGAGGCCTGTCAAGATCTCGGCCTTGAATATACGATTATCTATACTGATGCTGATCGTGAATCTGAGCATGTGCAGCGTAATCGGCTCAACGGCATTGATCAGAATGCGTGGCGGGTGGCCAGTTACACCGATCCTAATGATCTCCTGGCTGTGGCCGATCATACCGGCTGTACAGCGATTCATCCTGGATACGGTTTTTTTTCGGAAGATTATCGTTTCGCTCGTCGGGTCACTATCCGTGATCGGCCTCTTGTGTTTATCGGCCCGAGCTGGGAGGTTATCCGTGATCTTGGTGACAAGATCAATACCAAGAGGGTTGCGAATAAATTGGGCATTCCTACTATTCCAGGAACGTCCGCTCCTATCTATAATGAGATGGAAGCCGAGGAAATTGCCCAGCATCTCTTTGATCTGCAACGGGAAGAGGATGAGCCGCAGCCAGCCATATTGATTAAGGCGGCAGCTGGCGGAGGCGGCATGGGGATTGAGGAGGTTAACAGGATTGAACATTTCCGCCGTGTCTATCGACAGGTGCAGAATTATGCCAAGCGTCAGTTCGGTGATGGCGGGGTGCTGATCGAACAGCGTTTGCGTGATTTTAACCACCTCGAAGTGCAGTTGGTCTGTTCCCGTCACGATGAACGCATCCATTTTGGCTCCCGTAACTGTACTATTCAATCTACTGGGCGGCAGAAGCGGGTTGAGGCTGCCCCTGGTTTTCACTCTTCCTGTTTTGATTACGATTTTAATGCGGAAGAGGTGCTTGATAATGTTGTTGCGTATTCCTTGAAACTGGCTGAACATGTTCAATACGATAATGTCGGGACCTGGGAATGGATCGTCAGTCGTAGTGGTAAGCCGTATCTCCTGGAGGTGAATACCCGTATCCAGGTGGAGAACGATGTTTCGGCCCGCATCAGTTATCTTGATGATAAGCATCCGAACTTGCTTCGGGAGCAGATTCGTCTTGCCCTTGGGGAATCCATGGGCTATCAGCAGAGTGATGTGGTTTTTCGCGGAGCAAGTATAGAGCTGCGAATAGTTGCTGAGAATACCCAGCGGGATTTTGCCCCCTGGATCGGCACCATCACCCGGTTCGACCTGCCCAAGTATGAATGGTCAGCCACCTATAGTCATGTGCCAGCGGATCGATCCTATCCCATTCCAAGTGAGTATGATCCCAACCTCGCCTTGGCCTTGGTTTGGGGCGACAATGTAGAGCAGGCTAAAGAACGGGCCCGGCAGTTTATTGATGCCTCCCGTATTGAAGGGGTCAACAGTTCGGGTGATGCCATCCTGACCAATCTTGATTATCTGCGTGAAAATCTTGATCGCCTTCTGACCTTTTAA
- a CDS encoding hemolysin family protein has product MAEKEEDGCGRSFWQSLKSLTGLRRSPDTTQELEHEIQGLLEDGEEQGLISSHEEQLINSIFHFRATIASEIMTPSAEIIRIDVNSSVQEAVTLINGEGYTRIPVYNGSQDNIVGILHAKDLLRTFSEENNTERHLENHLNLPMIISESKPITELLREFQAKKNHMAVVTDEFGGVRGLITLEDVIEEIVGEIDDEHDQEERELMQIDQQTVVVDAKIDIEVVEKHFQCRLPGGPYESIGGLIIHRLGRMPQNGETVDTPPLTLTVLVANPRKVRTVRIRKV; this is encoded by the coding sequence ATGGCTGAAAAAGAGGAAGACGGTTGCGGGAGATCCTTTTGGCAGAGCCTGAAATCTCTCACCGGATTGCGAAGATCTCCTGACACAACCCAGGAATTAGAACACGAAATCCAGGGCCTGCTGGAAGATGGTGAAGAGCAGGGGCTGATCAGCAGCCATGAAGAGCAGCTGATCAACTCTATTTTTCACTTTCGAGCCACTATCGCCTCGGAAATCATGACACCCTCAGCCGAAATCATTCGCATTGATGTCAATAGCTCTGTTCAAGAGGCGGTGACATTAATCAATGGGGAGGGATATACCCGGATACCGGTATACAACGGCAGTCAGGATAATATTGTTGGAATCCTCCATGCCAAGGATCTGCTCCGCACCTTTAGCGAAGAAAATAACACAGAGAGGCATTTGGAAAATCATCTGAATCTTCCCATGATTATCTCTGAATCAAAACCGATCACCGAACTGCTCCGGGAATTCCAGGCAAAAAAAAACCATATGGCTGTGGTCACCGATGAATTCGGCGGGGTTCGGGGCCTGATCACCCTTGAGGATGTTATTGAGGAAATCGTCGGCGAGATTGACGACGAACACGACCAAGAAGAACGGGAACTCATGCAGATTGACCAGCAAACCGTTGTTGTGGACGCTAAGATTGACATTGAAGTGGTGGAAAAACATTTTCAATGCAGGCTGCCTGGTGGCCCGTATGAATCAATAGGCGGACTGATCATCCATCGCCTTGGCCGTATGCCACAAAACGGCGAGACTGTGGACACTCCACCTCTGACATTAACCGTACTCGTGGCGAATCCCCGTAAGGTTCGCACAGTAAGAATTCGTAAGGTATGA
- a CDS encoding IS30 family transposase, whose translation MNYKQLSLAERYYIEIELKKEVSHNQIAKAIGRSQSTVSREIRRNTGQRGYRNKQADRFALERHADKAKAVKMTEEIKYIVSVCLQNDWSPEQIAGRLREESVVCLHHETVYQYILTDKASGGQLYKHLRHQGKTYRKRYGSAHNRTGIPNRRDIDERPAEVNARKRIGDWEADTIIGKNHKGAVVTLDERKSKLRLAAPLPGKKAKYVKDAMIALFSPLKKFVKTITFDNGKEFTLHEDIAEEIECETYFAKPYHSWERGQNENANGLLRQYFPKNMELLDITMEQVVSAVDKLNSRPRKCLKFKTPYEVFEKLTGVDVRKIMGYALIT comes from the coding sequence ATGAACTACAAACAACTGAGTCTTGCCGAAAGATACTATATCGAAATTGAGCTGAAAAAGGAAGTGTCGCATAATCAGATTGCTAAAGCAATAGGGCGCTCCCAAAGCACTGTTTCTCGGGAGATCCGTCGTAATACAGGCCAAAGGGGATACCGAAATAAACAGGCTGATCGTTTCGCCTTGGAACGACATGCCGACAAAGCAAAAGCAGTTAAAATGACAGAAGAAATAAAATACATAGTTTCTGTCTGCCTTCAAAACGACTGGAGTCCTGAGCAAATCGCCGGTCGTCTGCGTGAAGAGAGCGTGGTGTGCCTTCATCATGAAACCGTATATCAGTACATTTTGACCGACAAAGCAAGCGGGGGACAGCTTTACAAACACTTACGTCATCAGGGAAAAACATACCGGAAACGCTACGGATCAGCTCACAACCGTACTGGGATCCCCAATCGTAGAGACATTGACGAGCGTCCTGCCGAAGTCAACGCCAGGAAACGTATAGGTGACTGGGAAGCCGATACAATTATAGGAAAAAATCATAAAGGAGCTGTCGTGACACTTGATGAAAGAAAATCGAAATTGCGTCTTGCAGCACCTTTGCCGGGCAAAAAAGCAAAATATGTTAAGGATGCGATGATCGCATTGTTTTCTCCTTTGAAAAAGTTTGTCAAAACAATAACTTTTGATAACGGCAAGGAGTTCACTCTTCATGAGGATATTGCCGAGGAAATCGAATGTGAGACCTATTTCGCCAAGCCCTACCATTCTTGGGAAAGGGGGCAGAATGAAAATGCAAACGGTCTGTTACGGCAATATTTTCCGAAGAATATGGAGCTGCTTGATATCACTATGGAGCAGGTTGTAAGTGCTGTAGACAAGCTTAACAGCAGGCCGAGAAAATGTCTCAAGTTTAAAACACCCTATGAGGTATTTGAAAAACTAACCGGGGTGGATGTCAGAAAAATTATGGGTTATGCACTTATTACTTGA